A genomic window from Candidatus Kouleothrix ribensis includes:
- a CDS encoding tetratricopeptide repeat protein — MLASQIQALLVESERIHQADGAAGVALAQQALALAEQIDDHERSPLYLESLIMLATATFAAGDSARAMGLILQAQELLSYHDSDAYALKVYNTLAVTHIYFGDYAEALTTLHTAQQQARAANDRKAEAEVLGNIGLTYGWMQSTDKALDAFQQALELAGDDQANYALLLNNYAYATFQRGDVPTALKYAQDSLEITRQTHDLTNQVVVLGTLSEIYTALGELRTAEACLDEGLRVAEATGVRKLRTEILRARAVLYITQGQIDPAISTYHECLTLAGEFGAKPVIEECQRELARLYEQQGDYARALDHLKAYGAIVQAISNERVQQRISVLEQIHQHERLRQEHDALQGQNTLLEQLVHERSQALTTQQHLLDTIAAFSTPMLPLLPGVLLVPIIGTLDSRRELQMHEQLLNSITQARAQVVLLDITGVPIVDIQVASALLEMLREVRLLGCQMIMVGIRPEIAQALVSLGIDLTELTTRAALEDGLTAALGMIGRAIVTRR, encoded by the coding sequence ATGCTCGCCAGCCAGATTCAAGCGCTGCTCGTTGAGTCGGAACGCATCCATCAAGCCGACGGTGCGGCCGGCGTGGCGCTGGCACAGCAGGCACTCGCGCTCGCAGAGCAAATCGATGACCATGAGCGCAGCCCGCTCTACCTCGAGAGCCTGATCATGCTCGCGACTGCTACATTTGCGGCAGGCGACTCCGCCCGCGCGATGGGGCTGATTCTACAGGCGCAGGAACTCCTGAGCTACCACGATTCCGATGCATATGCCCTCAAAGTGTACAATACGCTGGCGGTCACACACATCTATTTCGGCGACTACGCCGAGGCGCTGACCACACTGCATACAGCGCAGCAGCAGGCGCGCGCGGCCAACGATCGCAAGGCCGAGGCCGAGGTGCTTGGCAATATTGGCCTCACCTATGGCTGGATGCAGTCGACCGATAAGGCGCTGGATGCCTTTCAACAAGCGCTCGAGCTTGCTGGCGACGATCAGGCAAACTATGCGCTTTTGCTGAATAACTACGCCTACGCAACCTTCCAACGGGGTGATGTGCCAACTGCGCTCAAATATGCCCAGGATAGCCTCGAGATCACGCGGCAGACGCACGATCTGACTAATCAGGTGGTGGTGCTTGGCACACTCAGCGAGATCTACACCGCCCTTGGCGAGCTGCGTACCGCCGAGGCCTGCCTCGACGAAGGGCTGCGCGTGGCCGAGGCTACGGGCGTGCGCAAACTACGCACCGAGATTCTGCGGGCGCGGGCCGTGCTGTACATCACGCAGGGGCAGATCGATCCTGCAATTTCGACCTACCACGAGTGCCTGACGCTGGCGGGCGAGTTCGGCGCAAAGCCAGTGATTGAAGAGTGCCAACGCGAGCTGGCGCGCCTATACGAGCAGCAGGGCGACTACGCACGCGCGCTCGATCACCTCAAGGCGTATGGCGCGATCGTGCAGGCGATCAGCAATGAGCGGGTTCAACAGCGCATCAGCGTGCTGGAACAGATCCATCAGCACGAGCGGCTGCGGCAGGAGCACGATGCATTGCAAGGGCAGAACACGCTGCTAGAGCAGCTGGTACACGAGCGCAGCCAGGCTCTGACAACCCAGCAGCACCTGCTCGATACGATTGCCGCCTTCTCTACCCCCATGCTACCCTTGCTGCCTGGGGTGCTGCTTGTGCCGATCATCGGCACGCTCGACAGCAGGCGCGAGCTACAAATGCACGAGCAGCTGCTAAACAGCATAACGCAGGCGCGCGCGCAGGTCGTTCTGCTCGACATCACCGGCGTCCCGATCGTCGATATCCAGGTGGCCTCGGCGCTGCTCGAAATGCTGCGCGAGGTTCGCCTGCTCGGATGCCAGATGATCATGGTGGGCATCCGGCCAGAGATCGCCCAGGCGCTGGTGAGCCTCGGCATCGACCTGACTGAGCTGACGACGCGAGCCGCGCTGGAGGATGGCCTGACTGCAGCGCTGGGTATGATCGGGCGCGCAATCGTGACCCGGCGCTAA
- a CDS encoding ABC transporter permease subunit, with the protein MKRTSRWAWVWLLLGVLYFFVPLVATAQFSLLAKKGQLSLLAYQNVLTSPEFFQSFSFSFRTALITILASALLIVPTVYWVNLKLPRLRPVIEFLTLLPIVVPAVVLVFALIRTYNRTPLTDSRAGTNVLLIGAYVMLSFPYMFRAIDTGLRSINARTLTEAAQSLGASWATILFKVIFPNIYISLLSGAFITFAIVMGEFTIAALLSQPAFGPYMNLLSSSKVYEPSALAIISFALTWAAIGLLQLAGRRLPGRIQVVGPR; encoded by the coding sequence ATGAAACGAACGAGCAGGTGGGCCTGGGTCTGGCTGTTGCTAGGCGTGCTGTACTTCTTCGTGCCGCTGGTCGCCACTGCGCAGTTCTCGCTGCTGGCGAAAAAGGGCCAGCTGAGCTTGCTGGCCTACCAGAACGTGCTCACGTCGCCCGAGTTCTTCCAGAGCTTCTCATTCTCGTTCCGCACCGCGCTGATCACCATCCTGGCCAGCGCACTGCTGATCGTGCCGACGGTCTACTGGGTCAACCTGAAGCTGCCGCGGCTGCGCCCGGTGATCGAGTTTCTGACGCTGCTGCCGATCGTTGTGCCGGCGGTGGTGCTGGTGTTCGCGCTGATCCGCACCTACAACCGCACGCCGCTCACCGATAGCCGCGCCGGCACGAATGTGCTGCTGATCGGCGCGTACGTGATGCTATCGTTCCCCTACATGTTCCGCGCGATCGACACGGGCCTGCGCTCGATCAACGCGCGCACGCTGACCGAGGCGGCCCAGAGCCTGGGGGCCAGCTGGGCCACCATCCTGTTCAAGGTGATCTTTCCAAACATCTATATCTCGCTGCTGAGCGGCGCGTTTATCACGTTCGCGATCGTGATGGGCGAGTTCACGATCGCCGCGCTGCTGTCGCAGCCGGCGTTCGGGCCATACATGAACCTGCTGAGCAGCAGCAAGGTCTACGAGCCGTCGGCGCTGGCGATCATTAGCTTCGCGCTCACCTGGGCCGCGATCGGGCTGCTCCAGCTGGCCGGCCGGCGCCTGCCCGGCCGCATCCAGGTGGTCGGGCCACGCTAG
- a CDS encoding response regulator, with amino-acid sequence MPTILLVDDDVTLMERLATLLGEAGYMVLRANQVQYAEILLRERQPDLVLLDPDMGNGDGWLLLGHSATLVPVIVISGQGLEEDIVRGLDAGALDYLPKPFGTGELLARIRTRLRTHAGLAPAASPPEAPLTPVIGPTTPLAPPAAEPRPQPARRRRSALAPGDQDEPVFMPYGEEERMLRDDPRVVVEDLSDIGQLPLGQRLHAARLRKRLTLVQAELETRPSVPMHYIQAMEEEKFSLLPRGPMAEELLRSYATYVGVDLAAALDEYRRLHYVAPVEPPSSLGGAAAPRRLPGWVVRAAAALLAVTVGCSAIWGYDSAGVLALAQRAGVLAAPPTSTALPTSTTLPTSTPRPTASPTATARPTSTPRPTATVAPTPTVRR; translated from the coding sequence ATGCCAACAATTCTGCTGGTAGACGACGACGTGACCTTGATGGAGCGGCTGGCCACGCTGCTGGGCGAGGCCGGCTATATGGTGCTGCGCGCAAACCAGGTGCAGTACGCCGAGATCCTGCTGCGCGAGCGCCAACCCGATCTGGTGCTGCTCGACCCCGATATGGGCAATGGCGACGGCTGGTTGCTGCTCGGGCACAGTGCCACGCTTGTTCCGGTGATTGTGATCAGCGGGCAGGGCCTGGAAGAGGATATTGTGCGCGGCCTCGACGCCGGCGCGCTCGACTACCTGCCGAAGCCGTTCGGCACCGGCGAGCTGCTGGCGCGTATCCGCACACGCCTGCGCACGCACGCGGGCCTGGCGCCGGCGGCCAGCCCACCTGAGGCACCGCTCACGCCGGTGATTGGGCCAACCACGCCGCTTGCGCCACCGGCAGCCGAGCCGCGCCCACAGCCTGCGCGCCGGCGCCGCAGCGCACTCGCACCGGGCGATCAGGACGAGCCGGTGTTCATGCCCTACGGCGAGGAAGAGCGCATGCTACGCGACGACCCGCGCGTGGTCGTGGAAGATCTGAGCGACATTGGGCAGCTGCCACTCGGCCAGCGGCTGCACGCCGCGCGCCTGCGCAAGCGCCTGACGCTGGTACAGGCCGAGCTCGAGACGCGGCCGTCGGTGCCGATGCACTATATTCAGGCCATGGAAGAAGAGAAGTTCTCGCTGCTGCCGCGCGGCCCCATGGCCGAGGAACTGCTGCGCAGCTACGCCACCTATGTCGGGGTCGATCTGGCTGCGGCGCTCGACGAATACCGCCGGCTGCACTACGTCGCGCCGGTCGAGCCGCCCAGCAGCCTGGGTGGGGCCGCTGCGCCGCGCCGGCTGCCCGGCTGGGTCGTCCGTGCCGCCGCAGCGCTCCTGGCAGTTACGGTTGGCTGCAGCGCGATCTGGGGCTACGACTCGGCCGGGGTGCTGGCGCTGGCCCAGCGCGCTGGCGTGCTCGCCGCCCCCCCCACCAGCACGGCCTTGCCAACCAGCACGACCTTGCCAACCAGCACACCCCGGCCAACCGCCAGCCCAACCGCGACGGCCCGGCCAACCAGCACGCCCCGGCCAACCGCCACTGTGGCGCCTACGCCGACGGTGCGGCGCTAA
- a CDS encoding ABC transporter ATP-binding protein gives MSFLEISAVRKSFGESVAVHNFDLSVARGEFVSFLGPSGCGKTTTLRMIAGFETPTSGTIRINGVDITRQPPNRRNVGMVFQSYALFPNMTVANNIGFGLKVARKPAGEIAARVDEMLKIIHMPEFSARYPYQMSGGQQQRVALARALAIQPQVLLLDEPLSALDAKIRVSLRNEIRSIQRQLGITTIYVTHDQEEALSLSDRIVVMSNGRIEQIGTPFEIYNFPTTRFVASFVGTLNLLSACVADPARGQLTIDGQAVAAARPIADAPAGQIITVALRPEIISMTGAPSIVPNSTNQLAGTVEDVMFLGPTVRVRVRFGEQALQFDEVNNPHLNPPTPGQPITVSFPPEACLILAEHAAASP, from the coding sequence ATGAGCTTTCTCGAGATCAGCGCAGTGCGCAAAAGCTTCGGCGAGAGCGTGGCCGTCCACAACTTCGACCTGTCGGTCGCGCGCGGTGAGTTTGTCTCGTTCCTGGGGCCGAGCGGCTGCGGCAAGACCACCACGCTGCGCATGATCGCCGGCTTCGAGACGCCAACCTCGGGGACGATTCGGATCAATGGCGTCGACATCACCCGCCAGCCGCCCAACCGGCGCAATGTCGGCATGGTGTTTCAGTCGTACGCGCTGTTCCCGAACATGACCGTGGCCAACAACATCGGGTTTGGGCTGAAGGTGGCGCGCAAGCCAGCCGGCGAGATCGCGGCGCGCGTCGACGAGATGCTCAAGATCATTCATATGCCCGAGTTCAGCGCGCGCTACCCCTACCAGATGTCGGGTGGGCAGCAGCAGCGCGTGGCGCTGGCGCGGGCGCTGGCCATCCAGCCGCAGGTGCTGCTGCTCGACGAGCCGCTCTCGGCGCTCGACGCCAAGATCCGCGTGTCGCTGCGCAACGAGATCCGCTCGATCCAGCGCCAGCTCGGCATCACCACAATCTACGTGACGCACGATCAGGAAGAGGCGCTGTCGCTCTCGGATCGGATCGTGGTGATGAGCAACGGCCGGATCGAACAGATCGGCACGCCATTCGAGATCTACAACTTCCCGACCACGCGCTTCGTGGCCTCGTTCGTCGGCACGCTGAACCTGCTCTCGGCGTGCGTGGCCGACCCGGCGCGCGGGCAGCTGACGATCGATGGGCAAGCGGTAGCGGCGGCCAGGCCGATCGCCGATGCGCCGGCCGGCCAGATCATCACGGTGGCGCTGCGGCCCGAGATCATCTCGATGACCGGCGCGCCCAGCATCGTGCCCAATAGCACCAACCAGCTGGCCGGCACAGTCGAAGATGTGATGTTCCTGGGGCCGACGGTGCGCGTGCGCGTGCGCTTCGGCGAGCAGGCGCTGCAGTTCGACGAAGTGAACAACCCGCACCTCAACCCACCCACGCCCGGCCAGCCGATCACCGTCAGCTTCCCGCCCGAGGCCTGCCTGATCCTGGCCGAGCATGCGGCGGCCTCGCCATAG
- a CDS encoding HAD family hydrolase has protein sequence MAHPRISAFLSGAERSGSLVIFDKDGTLIDFHAMWADWIITLARRIEAAAYVTIAPRLFRRVGFDLASGRIDPGGLLATGTMAELRAVGSEVLREVGLPAGSATAAIAGAWYIPDPAALARPLADLPQLFGALRARGMRIAVATTDDRAPTQATLAALGVADMVELLACGDDGQPIKPAPDAVLQLCRQLGVAPANTLVVGDTAADLLMGRVAGAGLLIGVLSGVGTRELLEPLADVLLPSVANLLDANV, from the coding sequence ATGGCACACCCTCGCATTTCGGCTTTCCTTAGCGGAGCAGAACGATCAGGAAGCCTTGTTATCTTCGACAAAGACGGCACGCTGATCGATTTCCACGCCATGTGGGCCGATTGGATTATCACACTGGCACGCCGGATCGAGGCGGCCGCCTATGTGACAATTGCGCCACGGCTGTTCCGGCGGGTCGGGTTCGATCTGGCCAGCGGCCGGATCGACCCTGGCGGGCTGCTGGCGACCGGCACCATGGCCGAGCTGCGCGCCGTCGGCAGCGAGGTGCTGCGCGAGGTCGGGCTGCCGGCCGGATCGGCCACAGCCGCGATCGCGGGCGCCTGGTACATCCCCGATCCGGCCGCGCTGGCGCGCCCGCTGGCCGACCTGCCGCAGCTGTTTGGGGCGCTACGCGCACGTGGGATGCGTATCGCGGTGGCCACCACCGACGACCGCGCCCCCACCCAGGCAACGCTCGCGGCGCTCGGGGTGGCCGACATGGTCGAGCTGCTGGCCTGCGGCGACGACGGCCAGCCGATCAAGCCGGCCCCCGACGCGGTGCTGCAGCTCTGCCGCCAGCTGGGCGTGGCCCCGGCCAACACGCTCGTGGTGGGCGACACCGCCGCTGACCTGTTGATGGGGCGAGTGGCCGGCGCGGGACTGCTGATCGGCGTGCTCTCGGGTGTGGGCACGCGCGAGCTGCTCGAGCCGCTGGCCGACGTGCTGCTGCCCTCGGTGGCTAACCTGCTCGACGCGAACGTATAG